The Caldicoprobacter guelmensis genome includes a region encoding these proteins:
- a CDS encoding FGGY family carbohydrate kinase → MNDVLVGIDIGTTHCKIGLFDVKGCLIDVVRYVNRVYNNGDGYYYDPEEIWQSVEQGLIKVLSSAGRDKLVAIGITSMAETGLLVSTEDGRSYTPFIPWFDMRATEKVRFIQEKIRQLDVFSKTGLRVSYKHGLPKLIWLKDKKGELPLNVKWLSAADYIAFKLTGVMATDYTLAARTFAYDLENNKWNDELISTMGIRVNIFPKVVESGTSIGFLKGEMLSKLRLAGDIPVCICGHDHLCAAFGAGVVTLGTVLDSMGTAETLVGVTPSRRLRETEWNTGFSFGKHVVEGYYFWMGGLPASGGSVEWIRSMMSDPPLNYDDLSELLAHAPQGPTGILYFPYLAGGSSPVSSIPLEGAFVGLKRSHKRHDVAKAILEGAAYEVEYMRQVAEENLNVEMNNIIAVGGGVQNKYWLNIKANVFSRPIKVIAMPEVALMGAAFLAALKTGYFSSVEEVYQGINTETHIVYPDDDLSALYRRQYKRYAQFQKYLKQYYTSI, encoded by the coding sequence GTGAACGATGTTTTAGTTGGAATAGATATAGGTACCACACACTGCAAGATAGGGCTTTTTGACGTTAAAGGTTGCCTTATAGATGTAGTTAGGTACGTTAACAGGGTATATAACAACGGGGATGGTTATTATTATGACCCTGAGGAGATTTGGCAGTCGGTTGAACAGGGCTTGATCAAGGTATTATCATCAGCTGGAAGGGATAAACTGGTGGCTATTGGTATCACAAGCATGGCCGAAACGGGGTTATTAGTAAGTACTGAAGATGGCAGGTCTTATACTCCCTTTATTCCATGGTTTGATATGAGAGCTACGGAAAAGGTGCGGTTTATACAAGAAAAGATCCGACAACTTGATGTATTTTCAAAAACGGGATTAAGGGTAAGTTACAAGCATGGCCTGCCAAAACTTATATGGCTAAAAGACAAAAAAGGAGAGCTACCGCTTAATGTAAAATGGCTTTCGGCAGCCGATTATATAGCTTTTAAGCTAACGGGAGTAATGGCTACCGATTATACCTTGGCTGCCAGGACTTTTGCATATGATTTAGAGAACAACAAGTGGAATGATGAACTTATTAGTACCATGGGTATAAGAGTAAATATCTTCCCTAAGGTGGTAGAAAGCGGTACTTCTATAGGATTTTTAAAAGGTGAGATGTTGTCGAAGTTAAGGTTGGCAGGGGATATACCGGTATGCATATGTGGGCATGACCACCTGTGTGCTGCCTTTGGTGCAGGAGTAGTAACTCTTGGGACTGTACTCGATTCTATGGGTACAGCCGAGACACTGGTAGGGGTAACGCCGAGTAGGCGGCTGAGGGAGACAGAGTGGAATACTGGTTTCAGCTTTGGAAAGCATGTAGTGGAAGGTTATTATTTCTGGATGGGTGGATTGCCGGCTTCGGGTGGATCAGTTGAATGGATAAGGAGCATGATGTCAGATCCGCCTTTGAATTACGATGATTTGTCTGAACTGTTAGCGCACGCGCCACAGGGTCCTACTGGGATATTGTATTTTCCATATCTGGCTGGAGGCAGTTCGCCTGTTTCCAGCATACCCCTAGAAGGCGCTTTTGTGGGACTTAAAAGAAGTCACAAGAGGCATGACGTGGCCAAAGCCATCCTGGAAGGAGCTGCATACGAAGTAGAATACATGAGACAGGTAGCCGAAGAGAATTTGAATGTTGAGATGAATAACATTATAGCTGTAGGAGGTGGTGTACAGAACAAATATTGGCTTAATATAAAAGCCAATGTGTTCAGCAGGCCCATAAAGGTGATAGCAATGCCGGAGGTTGCGCTTATGGGTGCGGCATTTTTAGCGGCGCTCAAGACAGGGTATTTTTCTAGTGTGGAGGAGGTATATCAGGGCATTAAT
- a CDS encoding corrinoid protein, whose amino-acid sequence MADFRAIADALKAGNAPKVKEMVEAALAEGISPEDILNKGLIVGMSEVGELFKNNEIYVPEVLIAARAMYAGLNILKPLLAERDVKPMGKVVIGTVKGDLHDIGKNLVAMMLEGAGFEVTDLGIDVSPEKFVNAAKTAGPGCIVAMSALLTTTMPAMKDTIEALKAAGIRDQVKVMVGGAPVTQKFADEIGADGYAPDAASAADLAKTFVA is encoded by the coding sequence ATGGCTGATTTCAGAGCGATTGCTGATGCCTTGAAAGCTGGCAATGCTCCAAAAGTGAAGGAAATGGTTGAGGCAGCGCTGGCAGAAGGGATAAGCCCGGAGGATATTCTCAATAAGGGGCTCATAGTAGGGATGAGCGAAGTGGGCGAGCTGTTCAAGAATAACGAGATATACGTTCCAGAGGTGCTCATCGCTGCCCGCGCTATGTATGCTGGGTTGAACATATTAAAACCCTTATTGGCTGAACGAGATGTGAAGCCCATGGGTAAGGTAGTTATCGGTACCGTAAAAGGCGATTTACATGATATCGGGAAGAATTTGGTTGCCATGATGTTGGAAGGGGCGGGATTTGAAGTAACTGACCTTGGCATCGACGTCTCGCCCGAAAAATTTGTCAATGCAGCCAAAACTGCAGGGCCAGGTTGTATCGTCGCTATGTCTGCGCTGCTCACTACCACTATGCCGGCTATGAAGGATACCATCGAGGCCTTGAAGGCGGCAGGAATAAGGGACCAAGTAAAGGTTATGGTGGGAGGAGCTCCGGTTACACAGAAGTTTGCCGATGAGATCGGAGCTGACGGATATGCCCCAGATGCTGCATCGGCTGCTGACCTGGCGAAGACCTTTGTTGCGTGA
- a CDS encoding CobW family GTP-binding protein yields MRHNISVYLITGFLGAGKTTLLKNLLEFSKNKRMGIIMNEFGSVGIDGTLVKNEGVDLIEINNGSIFCSCLSSTFAEGLIAMASTPIEWLFIESSGLSDPSGMEKVLYDVQPKTGDIYDFRGTICIVDATSFIELSQTLEVTRKQIEYSHLVVINKVDLVDEARLKSIHERIRSLNPVAPIVTTSYGRLDYAWLQQNLKDFPLPPATPNLNCPTNRPKTLLLETDGEFNREKLKKFLQSISDLAFRIKGFFKLKEGWHYVDGVNSSFSITPINIERDISQMVVILKTRQPVMDTIQKSWKRHFSNELRIREKN; encoded by the coding sequence ATGAGGCACAATATATCGGTTTACTTGATCACCGGCTTCCTTGGGGCAGGCAAGACCACCCTTTTAAAAAATCTGTTAGAATTCAGCAAAAACAAAAGGATGGGCATAATAATGAACGAATTTGGCAGCGTGGGAATAGACGGTACACTGGTAAAAAATGAAGGCGTTGACCTGATTGAAATAAATAACGGGTCTATATTCTGCAGTTGCCTTTCCTCTACCTTTGCCGAGGGCCTAATCGCCATGGCCAGTACTCCCATCGAGTGGCTGTTTATCGAAAGCTCAGGGCTTTCGGACCCATCTGGTATGGAAAAGGTCCTTTACGATGTACAGCCAAAAACCGGCGATATCTACGATTTTAGAGGTACCATATGCATAGTTGACGCCACCTCGTTTATAGAGCTGTCACAGACACTAGAGGTCACACGGAAACAGATTGAATACAGCCACCTGGTAGTAATAAACAAGGTAGACCTGGTGGATGAGGCAAGACTCAAAAGCATTCACGAAAGGATTCGCAGCTTAAATCCTGTCGCTCCCATCGTAACTACTTCCTACGGTAGGTTGGATTATGCCTGGTTGCAGCAAAATCTCAAAGATTTCCCGCTGCCTCCAGCTACTCCCAACCTAAACTGCCCAACGAACAGACCAAAAACCCTGCTTCTTGAAACCGATGGAGAGTTCAACAGGGAAAAGCTGAAGAAGTTTTTACAAAGCATTTCGGACTTGGCTTTCAGAATAAAAGGATTCTTTAAGCTAAAGGAAGGATGGCATTATGTGGACGGGGTTAACAGCTCCTTCTCTATAACGCCTATTAACATAGAACGCGACATCTCGCAAATGGTAGTAATATTAAAGACTAGACAGCCTGTGATGGACACCATACAAAAAAGCTGGAAAAGGCATTTCAGCAATGAATTGCGTATTAGAGAGAAAAATTGA
- a CDS encoding aspartate/glutamate racemase family protein — protein MDKKLAIIHTTPVTIEPLKNLASELIPEVKVINLLDDSILPQLIENGGNVAEVRERWFTYAKIAESLGADVILNACSSVGELADELNGKLSVPVIRIDEAMTERAVTLGSVIGVVATLSTTLKPTINLIRVKAEKAGKRVTVEPVLVDEAYKLLMQGDGEGHDRVLAKRLNDLAQKVDVVVLAQASMARVLDRLPDEIKDKFLTSPRLGIIKVRDILRGV, from the coding sequence ATGGATAAAAAGCTTGCTATCATACACACTACCCCTGTTACTATAGAGCCCTTGAAGAATTTGGCATCTGAACTTATCCCTGAGGTTAAAGTGATAAATCTTCTTGATGATTCGATATTACCTCAGCTTATAGAAAATGGGGGCAATGTTGCAGAGGTAAGGGAGAGATGGTTTACCTATGCCAAAATTGCGGAGAGTCTGGGGGCGGATGTCATACTGAACGCCTGTTCGTCTGTAGGGGAGCTGGCTGATGAGTTGAATGGCAAGCTCAGCGTGCCGGTGATTCGTATAGACGAGGCTATGACAGAGCGGGCAGTAACTTTAGGGAGCGTTATCGGAGTGGTTGCCACCCTAAGTACTACTTTGAAGCCAACCATAAATTTAATTAGGGTAAAAGCCGAAAAAGCGGGTAAAAGGGTAACGGTAGAACCGGTACTTGTAGATGAGGCATATAAGTTGCTCATGCAGGGCGATGGAGAAGGGCATGACAGGGTACTGGCTAAAAGGCTAAACGATCTTGCTCAAAAGGTAGATGTTGTGGTGTTGGCTCAAGCTTCTATGGCCAGGGTATTGGATAGATTACCTGATGAGATAAAAGATAAATTTTTGACTAGCCCTAGATTAGGTATTATAAAGGTAAGGGATATACTGAGAGGGGTATGA
- a CDS encoding uroporphyrinogen decarboxylase family protein has protein sequence MTGKELLIKTFKHEKDLPRVPWVPFAGVHAGRLKGYSAIEVLTDGKKLLESLIEANRLYRPDGQPVLFDLQVEAEILGCELVWAEKAPPSVKFHPLASEKSVPQRLPEKLDGRIPMILDVMKNFKTEVGQNTALFGLICGPLTLASHLRGTELFMDMFIDPDYVHQLIEYTARVAKRMAEYYLEAGMDVIAIVDPLVSQISPQHFAQFVSKPATDIFSFIRQKGALSSFFVCGNAAKNIEEMCKTGPDSIFIDENIDMLEAKKITDRYNIVLGGNIPLTSVMLYGSQQDNMKYVIDLLDKLSHHNLVIAPGCDMPYDVPPENPIGIQQAIRNTDEIRKMLENYQGTQLDVEVELPDYENLQKPLIEVFTLDSATCAACTYMVNAVKIAKEHFGDKIDWVEHKFTTREGIARIKKMGIKNLPCIYINGKLKYSSIIPSRNDLFKSIEECLK, from the coding sequence ATTACTGGAAAAGAGCTACTTATCAAAACCTTCAAACATGAAAAAGACCTTCCAAGAGTGCCGTGGGTACCCTTTGCAGGCGTCCATGCAGGCAGACTTAAGGGTTACAGCGCCATTGAGGTTTTAACCGATGGCAAAAAGCTCCTTGAATCCCTTATAGAAGCTAACAGGCTGTACCGTCCCGATGGGCAGCCAGTATTGTTTGACCTGCAGGTGGAAGCCGAAATCCTGGGATGTGAGCTGGTATGGGCAGAAAAAGCCCCACCCTCTGTCAAGTTCCATCCACTGGCTTCTGAAAAATCTGTTCCTCAACGTTTGCCCGAAAAATTAGACGGCAGGATTCCCATGATACTAGACGTAATGAAGAACTTTAAAACCGAAGTAGGTCAAAACACCGCCCTATTTGGACTGATATGCGGGCCTTTGACTCTGGCATCCCACTTAAGAGGCACAGAGCTGTTCATGGATATGTTCATAGACCCCGATTACGTACACCAACTAATTGAATACACCGCAAGAGTGGCCAAAAGAATGGCAGAATATTATCTAGAAGCAGGTATGGATGTCATCGCCATTGTGGATCCTTTAGTTTCGCAGATCTCTCCACAGCACTTTGCCCAGTTTGTATCAAAACCTGCTACCGATATTTTTAGCTTCATCAGACAAAAGGGAGCCTTGTCCTCATTCTTCGTGTGTGGTAACGCAGCAAAGAACATCGAGGAGATGTGTAAAACCGGCCCCGATTCTATATTCATAGATGAAAACATAGACATGTTGGAAGCAAAAAAGATAACCGATAGATACAATATAGTGTTAGGCGGCAACATCCCCTTAACATCAGTAATGCTGTACGGTAGCCAGCAGGACAATATGAAATATGTAATAGACTTGCTTGACAAGCTAAGCCATCATAACTTGGTCATTGCACCGGGATGCGACATGCCATATGACGTCCCACCCGAAAACCCCATTGGCATACAACAGGCCATACGCAATACTGACGAGATAAGAAAGATGCTGGAGAATTACCAGGGCACACAGCTGGACGTAGAGGTTGAACTGCCCGACTATGAAAACCTTCAAAAACCACTCATTGAGGTCTTCACCCTGGACTCGGCCACCTGCGCCGCTTGTACCTATATGGTAAACGCCGTGAAAATTGCCAAGGAACATTTTGGAGATAAAATAGACTGGGTAGAACACAAGTTTACCACCCGTGAAGGTATAGCCCGTATCAAGAAGATGGGCATAAAGAATCTGCCCTGCATATATATCAATGGCAAGCTCAAGTATTCATCCATAATACCTAGTAGAAATGACTTGTTTAAAAGCATAGAGGAGTGTCTAAAATAA
- a CDS encoding LysM peptidoglycan-binding domain-containing protein, giving the protein MLRLNKKLILLMVLSLTLIVFMCVVTSEASAAGYQLTRDLRRGMSGQDVAVVQRLLKDLGFFVYPQITGYFGSVTETAVKAFQKANGLVADGIIGPVTRSVMNRLLAGSTTSRGDATTVYIVQPGDSLWKISQRFGVSLDVLCAANNINSSAVIYPGQKIIIPRNTMPVDTPRVTYITHTVVKGDTLWSLSYKYGVPVEDIAVANGITTSTVLYVGQVLKVPQREIPVKPTPGPQYGELLDWWTEAQYVFPLNSTATVVDFYTGISFKVVRTYGSGHADVEPLTSEDTRTMKSIWEKYEKMASGAVNYWARRPVLVLINGRKLAASATAALHAGLDSAPDGAYVNWRSGDYGPGINYDRIKGNGADGHFDIHFLNSVRHKDGQVDPEHQAMVRLAAGQ; this is encoded by the coding sequence GTGTTGAGGCTCAATAAAAAGCTGATTCTGTTGATGGTTTTGAGCTTAACCCTTATTGTGTTTATGTGTGTAGTTACTTCAGAGGCTTCAGCTGCAGGGTACCAGCTTACCAGGGATTTGAGAAGGGGTATGAGTGGCCAGGATGTGGCCGTTGTGCAGCGCCTTCTTAAAGACCTGGGTTTTTTTGTATACCCACAAATCACAGGTTACTTTGGCAGCGTAACCGAGACGGCCGTAAAGGCTTTTCAAAAGGCGAATGGGTTGGTGGCTGATGGCATCATAGGGCCTGTTACCCGCAGCGTCATGAACAGGCTCCTAGCGGGTTCTACTACCTCACGAGGCGATGCTACTACTGTTTACATTGTACAGCCGGGTGATTCCCTATGGAAAATTAGCCAGCGTTTTGGGGTTTCGCTGGATGTGCTATGTGCCGCTAACAACATTAACAGTTCAGCTGTGATTTATCCAGGGCAGAAAATAATTATCCCGCGAAATACCATGCCTGTGGATACACCGAGGGTTACATATATAACCCATACAGTGGTCAAAGGCGATACGCTATGGAGCCTGTCATACAAGTATGGCGTGCCTGTCGAAGACATTGCCGTGGCAAATGGCATAACCACTTCTACTGTTTTGTATGTGGGCCAGGTTTTGAAGGTTCCTCAAAGAGAGATACCTGTAAAACCCACACCAGGACCTCAATACGGCGAACTACTCGATTGGTGGACGGAAGCCCAGTATGTATTTCCACTTAATTCCACTGCAACCGTAGTGGATTTTTATACCGGCATCAGCTTTAAGGTGGTTAGGACCTATGGTTCTGGACATGCCGATGTGGAGCCGCTTACCTCTGAAGATACACGCACAATGAAGAGCATATGGGAGAAATACGAGAAGATGGCAAGCGGTGCTGTAAATTACTGGGCAAGGCGTCCGGTGTTGGTGCTGATAAACGGGCGTAAGCTGGCGGCTTCTGCCACTGCGGCGCTGCATGCTGGCCTGGATTCTGCACCTGATGGAGCATACGTGAACTGGAGAAGCGGCGATTATGGTCCAGGAATAAATTATGATAGGATAAAGGGCAATGGAGCCGATGGGCATTTTGATATTCACTTCTTAAACAGCGTGCGCCATAAGGATGGACAAGTGGATCCCGAACATCAGGCCATGGTAAGACTAGCCGCAGGGCAATAA
- a CDS encoding PocR ligand-binding domain-containing protein gives MTEYDSRFYDMESISIEDVVDVKELKSILNCFVLATGLGAICVNTKGEPIVVPDEYEGQCPFCKIVRSDPEGLKRCNQSMSYAGRQAAQLGEPYIFRCHAGLIEFAAPIMFKDVYLGSISCGPVIMWEWDEIAVQEFLNLTRDLNINREALVVASRQVKMLSSRGVQAAARLIFIVANHIAKTGMLTLQYRKELNEQQAKLAEAIFERKRAEETIKALEAKVQEPLYPIDKEHELLSKVRLGDRAGAKEILNDLLGDIFFRTVGNMDLMKARILELVVVVSRAAVEGGASLEKLLGLNYGFISELSRIDSMDEICHWVVKVLDTFMDTMYETKKVRNARSLGEALKYIRENYNRDITLEDVARSVYISPYYLSHLFKEELNITFLEYLTMVRMEEAKKLLKDTSLSIVAVASQVGYDDASYFSKVFKKYVGVTPAQYRKNL, from the coding sequence ATGACTGAGTACGACAGTAGGTTTTATGACATGGAGAGTATAAGCATCGAAGATGTCGTTGATGTAAAAGAGTTGAAGAGCATACTCAACTGTTTTGTGCTGGCCACGGGGTTAGGGGCTATATGCGTAAATACCAAAGGTGAGCCTATTGTTGTTCCAGATGAATATGAGGGTCAGTGCCCATTTTGCAAGATAGTGCGCTCTGACCCTGAAGGCTTGAAGCGGTGTAATCAATCCATGAGCTATGCGGGAAGGCAAGCGGCTCAACTTGGTGAGCCATACATCTTTAGATGTCATGCAGGGTTGATAGAGTTTGCCGCGCCTATAATGTTTAAGGATGTATACCTCGGCAGCATTTCGTGCGGGCCGGTCATCATGTGGGAATGGGATGAGATTGCCGTTCAGGAGTTTTTAAACCTGACGCGAGACCTTAACATTAACCGTGAAGCTCTGGTGGTGGCTAGCAGGCAAGTGAAAATGCTTTCCAGTAGAGGTGTACAGGCAGCAGCCCGGCTTATCTTCATAGTAGCCAATCACATTGCAAAAACTGGGATGTTGACTTTGCAGTATAGGAAAGAGCTAAATGAACAGCAGGCAAAGCTGGCTGAGGCGATATTTGAGAGAAAGCGTGCAGAGGAGACCATTAAGGCGCTTGAGGCCAAGGTTCAGGAGCCGTTATATCCTATAGATAAAGAACATGAGCTTTTAAGCAAAGTAAGGTTAGGAGACCGTGCAGGAGCAAAAGAGATTTTAAATGACCTGCTAGGGGATATATTTTTCCGTACTGTCGGAAACATGGACCTCATGAAAGCTAGGATATTGGAGTTGGTAGTTGTGGTGTCGAGGGCGGCAGTAGAAGGTGGTGCCAGCTTAGAAAAACTGTTAGGGCTAAACTACGGCTTTATTTCTGAATTATCGCGGATAGATAGCATGGATGAGATATGCCATTGGGTTGTGAAGGTGTTGGACACCTTTATGGATACCATGTATGAAACCAAAAAAGTTCGCAATGCCAGAAGCCTTGGAGAGGCTTTAAAGTATATTCGGGAGAATTATAATAGAGATATCACGCTTGAGGATGTAGCTCGAAGTGTTTATATAAGCCCGTATTATCTCAGCCACCTGTTTAAGGAGGAGCTCAATATAACGTTTCTGGAGTATTTAACTATGGTACGGATGGAGGAGGCAAAAAAGCTGCTTAAAGATACGTCACTATCCATAGTGGCTGTAGCATCTCAGGTGGGCTATGACGATGCCAGCTATTTCAGCAAGGTGTTTAAGAAATACGTGGGAGTAACCCCTGCTCAGTACAGAAAAAATCTTTAG
- a CDS encoding Na/Pi symporter — protein sequence MTGTLVTVIIQSSSATTVMIVGLVNAGLLNLMQATGVIMGANIGTTITAQLIALKLTKIALPAIGLGTTIYMFSKK from the coding sequence TTGACTGGGACTTTAGTAACAGTAATCATCCAGAGCAGCAGCGCCACTACAGTCATGATAGTAGGATTAGTCAATGCTGGGCTTTTAAATCTTATGCAAGCTACTGGAGTCATAATGGGAGCCAATATAGGTACCACAATAACAGCTCAGCTCATAGCCCTAAAGCTTACCAAAATTGCTCTCCCCGCTATTGGTTTAGGTACAACAATATACATGTTTTCAAAAAAATAA